Within Vicia villosa cultivar HV-30 ecotype Madison, WI linkage group LG1, Vvil1.0, whole genome shotgun sequence, the genomic segment TAGATCCTGATACACCCCTTTAGAGGAGTCCAATCTGTCTAAACATTGGTTCAGTTTTTGTGTCAGCATACTCTTTCCTTTCCTACTAAGTTAtcagaaaagaaaatattttgtatGACTCCCCCCAGAATTGTATATAAAAATTGCTATAACTGAAAATATTTCGTTAACAAGTATGGATAAGTTCATGAGAGTAGGATTCGCTTTGGAACGTGGAATATATGCACACTTACTTGCAAATCTATGGAAATAGTGGACATTGTGGTTAGGAGGAAGAACAATTTCCTGTGTCTACAAGAAACTAAGTTGACGGGTGAGACTAAGTTGACATGTAGGGAGCGTAGCAAGAGGTTTTGAGGGCGTGCATGGGGAGTATGGTCTCCGAGAGGTAAATGCAGAGGGAGAGTAAATTCATCCTGGAGTTTTCATCGACTTTTGATCTTACTATATAGCTAATACATGCTTTAGGAAAATAGATAAGCATCTTATTACATATAAGAGTGAGGTGACATGTTCTcagaaaaaaaaattcttattaaAAAGTCATATGGAAGATTTACTTGATTGTAAAGTTACACTGGGAAGAGAGTTTGACTACCTAGCATAGAGTATTGATTATGTATGTAAGAGACAAAAGGAGAGGCAAAGAAAAGAAGTCACATGGGAACTCCACGAATCAAGTGGTGGCATTTAAAGGGTGAAAAATATGAGAGTTTCCAATATAAGATCTTGGAGAGAGGGTTCGGACAACCATAAGGAAGTGAAAATGATATGTGGAACAAAATGGCCAAAGAAATTAAAAAAGTAGTTAAAAAGACATTCGGAGCGTCAAGAGGTTTTGGACCTAGGCGTAAAGAATCATGGTGATGGAATGAAAGTGCTCAAATTAAAGTTAGAGTAAAAAAGGAATAGTTAACGAATGGTTTAGGtgtaaaaattcaataaaattggGAAAAGAATAAGAAAGCTAAGAGACCAAAAAAACGTTGAATGAAGCAAGAATCCAAACTTTTGACAATTTATATCGGACTATATACAAGCTTGCAAAGTGAAGAGAAAGAAAGACGAGACTTGGATAAGCGAAGTGTGTTAAGGATGAAGAAGACAAAGTCTTGGTTCCGTAAAAGGATAAGTGGAAGATGTATTTCTACGATTTATTTAATGAAAGATATGATATCTCACCAGACTCTAACAATCCCGACATTAGAGAAGAGAATCGAAACTACAATTACTATcgtcaaattaaaaaaaagaagtaaaataaGCATTAAATAAGGCGGTTGGACCAATCAACATATCTATTGAAGTATGAAAAATTCTCAAAGATAGAAAAATTCTTTAACAAAATTATGAGGTCAAAGCAAATGTCGGATGAATGGAGAAAAAACACTTTAGTTTCAATCTATAAGAACAAGGGGATATATGCAAATTATAGGGAGGTTAAACTTATGAGTCATACTGTGAAGCTGTGGAATAAAGTGATTCAATTCAACGGAGACTAAGAAAGAGACTCAAGTTACTAAAAATCAATTGGTTTTTATGCCTGAGAGGTCGACCATGGAAGCTATCTATCTACTACGACGCGTGATTGAGCAATATCGAATGGACCAACAAGACTTGCACTTAATTTTCATTAACTTGGAGAAGGCGTATGATAGTGTCTAGAGAGATTTTGTAGAAATTCCTAGAGAAAAAAGGGATTAGGATCGCCTATATTAGAGCAATCTAAAATATTTATGCAAACACATGGTGGACAGAAAGACGATTTCCCAATTACAATAGGATTGCACCATGGTTCAACCCTAAGCCCCTacctttttactttaattttagaTGTACTCATGGAACACATCCAAGAGGTACCACTTAGATGTATGCTTTTTGCAGATGATATAGTCTTACTTGGAGAGTCGAAGGAGGATTTAAATGAGATGTTGGAGACTTGGCGACGAGACTTTGCCTAAGCAGAAGTATGACAGAGTATGTAGAATGTAAGTTCAGCAAAAGGACAAACGTTTCTAACCTAGAGGTGAAAGTTTGAGACCATATCATCCCACAAATCACGTGGTTTAAATATTTTGGGTTATGAATACTAGACGAGATAAGATTAGAAATGACAATAATAAAGAGTGTATTGGGATAGCACATATAGtagaaaagatggtggaaaatagacttaggtgaTTTGGGCATGTATATTCTATTGTAAGAAAACTAGATCAGATGGAGAGAAGTCAAACTAGAGATAGAGGAAGACCTAGTAAAACTATAAGAGAaactattaagaaagatctcgggATAAACGAATTGGATAGGAACATGGTCTTAAATAGAACATTATGACGGATAACTTAGATACTTATGGAAGAAGGATGGCCCATTACTAGGAGTCATTATGAAATGATTATTTTTATTAGCTAGATAACTTAAGTACTAAGGAAGAAGGATGGCCCATTACTAGGAGTCAGTATAAGTTATAATGAATACAAGTAGATGATTGTTAAATTGAAAGTTTAAGaaaaaacttcaaaaacaataagaAATACAAAAAATTTCAGATCAAAATTAAAGGGTGTGCAATGGTAAACCACTTACTGCTCCCTTTTGACCAGCAGTCATTCTTCGTATTGATGGAGCTCGTGCCATTGAAGAAGCAGCTGCAGCCGCTGCAACACGTattctgcaaaacaaaatttatttaacatcAAAATTCAGATTAGCAGCAGCTTCATCCATAACGGCCgcttaatttttgaaattgttaatTCCGATACTCCATACCTCTTGTGAACATCAACATATTCATCTGTCTCATCCACAATTTCTTCCTGCATCCAAAAAAACAATTACATTCAGTTATATGTGtggaaaaaaagacaaaaaagtTGAAGACAGAAACTTACTTGTAGAAGTTCTTCAAATACATCTTCCAAAGTGATGATACCAATCACTTCACCATCATCAATACTTTCGGAAGGAGAGTTTAACGTGACATCACTACGAGGCAAACCAGTTTGTTTAGTAATGCTGGGAAGCTTTGTAGGCTTTTCAATGTCAACAACAACATTTTCTGATTTTATATCCTGTTTTTGTAACAATGGGGTAGTCAACTGTGAATCCCGGCCAACACTTTTCTTTGCATTGGATTTCTCTTCTTCAATTACTTGTGGGGTTTCTTTGGCTTTTCCCTTAGCCTTAACAACAGCAGCCATATGACTACTTCCTTTTTGGAACTCATTCAGTATATCGTAGAGAGGCATATCAGATGGAACCCTGTCGATATAAACCATGAAAAAGGGATATTTCACAATAAGTTTGAAAAACCGCGGACAAGAAAatgaaaattataaaaacacaccGTGGAATTCTACGGATAGATACAGCGCTGACAGGGGTCTCTGTTTCAGGTCGTACAGTAAGAAGATTTTTGACctaataataaaaagaaacatGTGAGAAGAAAAAACTCAGAATAATGAGATAATTTATGAATAAAGTCAAAATATGGAAAATACACACAAGTAGAAGCCCAATAACATTCTTGGGATTTCCAGAAAAGACAGGAACCCGGCTGTGCCCACGAGCAAGAATTTTTCCCATTGCCTCCCTGATTTGAGATTAGCATGTCAAAACCAGTTTTAAGgaaaataaaatcaacaggaaaaAAACATGATTCCATGCTTTTGGCAACCTATTGAAAAATAGCAACAAAGAAACTAAGAAATCCTACCAGTCCAATTTTGAATTAACATCTAAAGAAAACGTTGATTCAATAGGAGTCATAGCCTCCTCAGCAGTCTgttcaaaaacacaaaataaaaggaaaaggcTATTTAAATAGCAAGATGGAAAAATAATGCACTAAATATGTTCTTTATACAAGCAAATGGATTACAACATGAAATATTTAATAATGAAGCAAAGCATAGAGAGAACTCAAGTATGCATGAGAGTGCATTGCTAATGGAACACGAGTTCACAGGAAGGAAACAGACAGTTTTAGCATTGGGCGGCATGGcacatttataaatatttaatatactgCAATTCCCTATTCCATTTCTTACACCGCTGATGCTTCCTAGTGTCCCCAATAGCAGAAATTAGTTAAATTTTCCAGGTAAATGACGCAACCTTCACATGTTTCCCTTTTCCACCGTTATTGTTTATATTAGAACTCAACACATGTAAGAaacttcacattcttcttcattgAACATGATACTTTGAAAATTTGTATTGACGTGAAAGGAACACCACTACCAAATAGGTTGATATTCAATGTGGAAGGTGAATTGCAGCACTCACCTTTTCAGTTAAATCAAGTGCTCCACTGATAATTGTTGTCTCATCATGTGTAAGCTCACCTCCTTTCCCAGCCTAAAAAACAAGCAAGCTCAATGCTAATGAAACCATACACCAAAACAAAAATAGTTGAGCAGCTTCGCCAAAGTTGACAAGACTTATTctgttaacaaataaaaaataaatgaatacagATTCATACCTCCTTGCCATGAATGGAGACAAGAGCTTTTAACTGAGCTCGCCTAAATAAAGCCTCATCATGCCCCAATACATAATCCAGAACCTTGAACAAGTATTTGTTAAGATTAGGAAAAGAAATACATGGAAGCATCATATTGAAAACGAAAGCTCTTGCGTATAGATAATAAATGTAAGGCAACgccaataatatttataattttatatcgTCATTGCACCAGAAGAACATTCTTTAGCTTAAACAGGACACATATAACTGTCTCAAAAAAACAACTTTTAAAAGGCCTAAACATGGATATGCATCATTAGCCATATATTATCCGATGAGAGTCTTAACACACCCCTCACACCTAGGACTGAACATCTGGAGTGCGAAATTACATGATGAGTGGCCTAATAGCAGAAAACTACTAGCAGGTGGTCCAACGGATCTTAAATCTGGCACTGATACCATGTTAATAATTGTGGTTGggtctaactcatccctacaaaactggTTAGTGAGGTGAGGATTGTCCACTGATAAAGACATGTTCAGGCTATATGTTATCCGATGTGAGATTCTTACGTCTTAAGAGAGAATAATAAACCAAGAGATGATAAGCTGTTAATTTTTTCTTAGTCCTGTTATCAAGTAAGAATGCCATGGAACAATTTCTGTAAAAGTAGAATATACCTTTCCAACAGGGTAAGAAACTGGATAGCAAACAACCATTAAAATCCGCACAAGCCATGCAAAGTTTGAACCTACAGCAAGACCATATCTACTACAAATTGCTTGTGGAATAACCTGAGATCAAACACACAACTTATTATTAGTTAAAAACAGAAAAAGTCTTCATAAAACTGATTGAGGTAAAATGTTAAAGACTAAACCGGTGAAGTACAAATATAGCATAAAAATAACATACCTCCCCGAAAAAGAGAACGAAAGTAACAGAGAGAATGATAGCAAGAAATTGATTGAAGAGTTTATCTAGATAGATAGGAAGAGCCTGCAGATTGGAAGTTTGAAAGCCAAGGGCTGTCAAAAAGTTAGGCAGCATTTAGGAACCACTAGTTTAGTAAAGTGTAAGCAGAATCAAAATAAAGCACAATAAGATTCTGTTTGGATACACATCTTCATTAAGAAGCACTTATCATAAAAGCTGTAAGTTGTTTCCACATAAGCTCAATACAGTTATGAATAAAATAGAATTACCTCCATGGCAACAGCATTACAGAGAAGCAGAGTAACAAGAAGCTGATGTTGTTTTTTAACCACAGGTAGAATAATCGCTGCATAACAAGATTAACAATACAAATCAAcgttaattaagtaattaaactacgaattaagaaagaaagaggattaattaattaattgattaattaccGGCTTGTTTTTTCTGGGAATGAGTACCACTCCGTTCAAGAATTTCTAGGTCGACGAGACTGAGGGACATGAGACCGAGAGTGAGACCAGACATGATTCCGGCAAAGAGAACAAGAAAACAGCAGATTCCGGCGTAAGCTATCCACTTCACCGATCCAAAGGGTATGCCTTCGTTCATGAGAACCAAGTGGTCGCGAGTCAACATCCGACTCACCGTCAACGCGTTCAACGCGTTCAACACCCTCGCCATCGTCATGATCTCTGTTCTTCTGTGTTCTTGTTCGTTCAGTTTCTTTGTTCTTGTGTATTGTATTATTATCAGGTGAAGTCACGTGATGTTAATCGTTGAGGTTAGGTTTGACGGTCAGGATGAATCCACGTCAGATAATAACTGAACCGCAACAACAAAACCGCATTTTACTTCTTGAGtatatttttcttatttctttACGCCTTTCTACACCTTTTTCATTATTGGATCCTTTCTTATAAGATACTATAGAATATTCACTTATCAGTTATCACTTGGCGTTATAAAATATTTCTATacatatattaaatcaattaatcgcagTGCATTAGTgggaaaaaaatattacataagaTTTAgtcataatattattttaaagtgttaaatcatataaaaaatctATAATTTGCAATAACAATTCAGAATATAtaatggaaatttctttacccacctccctactttcttggtcacctctgatgAAAAATCATATATCTTTTATTTtcgaaatgcatttctgaaatgcaagaaaatgttgttttcggagatgcatcttccaaagcgccttttttttcaaaatttgtcttatttcggaaatgcatttccgaaaacagcatttcggaagtgcatttccgaaatactgcgtgttttgcagatttagcaaaacagccccctccccccaattcatttacgctaaatcaacttcaaactcaaccccaaagggATTTTTTGCAAAccacttccaaggctacatcaaaggctccatctacttgctctactacattcaaaagcttctcaatcacttcaatttgtaagttttataatCCTTAGATCCataattcaaatgcatgttagggttgttagaaattgcaaaaatgatataggggtaggttggtagtgatatttaggttgtttagaatcattataagttgttttaatgttggattttggggtctgccatggaagttgcagaagtgagcttcgcaggggtgtttcggaagttcatttccgaaaacacctccattcctagtttcggaaatgaacttccgaagtggtccaaaatttctttttttttgttttttcaattgtttcgcattcttattgatttcaattgtttttaggaacatggcaggcaacccaacacgcatcagacagggtagagagacccagaatgtgtcggctagacgcgagcggacggcgcagctggcgtcgacgcagggacgggggcagggacggGGACGTGTACGAGTTcccgtgcagatggacgagggtacttcTGCATCTGGATTGAGGAGTCGTCtgactcgggtatcttcttcccgccagcgagaggaaaaggaggaggaggcagttacataccacgaggcggagggggtaccggatgttgaccctccacacggggaggaggaggagcagaaggagggctatccgggagggcccagtgacactaccttgctgattacctaccacgagcacgtcgctcggcgtatctgggggggagaggtattttttataatttgcccgactttattatttaaccgtttttaatttagccgtttattcaacattttcttaacggtctaattaacatacttttttatttgtttttgttgtaacaggagagagactttgaaacaggtgaaccactcccggaaggttttcagtctCTTTAAACCGGAGgttgagtggtttaacgacgcggtgagagcttcagggcttagtgggctgtgcatgacggggtataccaccatcagccacgacatgcagggtgcctttgtggagaggtggcacagggagacgtcttctttccacttaccggttgaggagatgacgatcaccttgcacgatgtgtagtgtcttctccacttgtcGATCAGGGGgacgctgttggaccactcccggatccagagtatcgaagccagtgagtggatggcgctctatttgggtatggagccagaagttgctgactttgagtgccagacgacaaatgggcctcatatccggttcaccacactgaaagcttatttcgagcaccaccttgtGGCGGAGGCCGAATCCGAGGAGGCGGATGACGCCCTATTTGTGtagtatcaccgtggctgcgctctccggtgctggtacatgtttgtggtaggcgttgcactctttgtggacaagagtgcaaggtacgtcgacgtgacctacctcctatatttcatggacttgactaccgttcaccagtggaactgggggtcagctgttctggcatacctataccagaagctgaatgaggcctccaactagaggaccaggcagttgaccggatcctgcacactacttacggtacgtttcattttaattgtttcacatttatttatgtttcgtatttatttttaatacattatcgtgtttgtgttccagagcaggatcatctcctacttcccccgcatccacggcttccgcgtTGATCTTGAGTACGAGGACGAgatgcccagggccgcccgatacgttctccagagggggaacaatgcaatgggaccataccgtgggtacctcgactGTACGATGCGCAATGACATCTGTTGGAGGCCATTCAACGACTACACtgatgttgtcccctttgacagcatctcgttatattctggctggttggcatgcgggatcAACACTATGGTGCGGTATCTTCctaagcggtgcatgcggcagtttggatttgtgcagatgatacccaggtcaccttttgaggctgctcccgacacagtgacccgagtgcaactcactggcatatttgaggattgggagcgtcatgtggtcccagaggagtaccgtcgcattcgggtcacccaggactggcacagtgtggaggggtatgtcacatga encodes:
- the LOC131632588 gene encoding DUF21 domain-containing protein At4g14240-like → MTMARVLNALNALTVSRMLTRDHLVLMNEGIPFGSVKWIAYAGICCFLVLFAGIMSGLTLGLMSLSLVDLEILERSGTHSQKKQAAIILPVVKKQHQLLVTLLLCNAVAMEALPIYLDKLFNQFLAIILSVTFVLFFGEVIPQAICSRYGLAVGSNFAWLVRILMVVCYPVSYPVGKVLDYVLGHDEALFRRAQLKALVSIHGKEAGKGGELTHDETTIISGALDLTEKTAEEAMTPIESTFSLDVNSKLDWEAMGKILARGHSRVPVFSGNPKNVIGLLLVKNLLTVRPETETPVSAVSIRRIPRVPSDMPLYDILNEFQKGSSHMAAVVKAKGKAKETPQVIEEEKSNAKKSVGRDSQLTTPLLQKQDIKSENVVVDIEKPTKLPSITKQTGLPRSDVTLNSPSESIDDGEVIGIITLEDVFEELLQEEIVDETDEYVDVHKRIRVAAAAAASSMARAPSIRRMTAGQKGAGGQSKPGQSPKLSGEESGLNSTR